One genomic window of Sulfuricurvum sp. includes the following:
- a CDS encoding TonB-dependent receptor: MKHRLLFPILLTSGMSFSSVCAQEILQLDKIEVQDTVQTLEERKENSIAKRIIRGEELTQYGDQNALEILKRTPGVTIPEGKTKKGAPGKGYTVVLIDGEEASTGSKRSPNPLEQISPDMIERIEIMTNGSAEYTAEAMGGIVNIVLKKPKSKGATKAKLTVGSYKDRPLATLYAQREGKIDTFSYIVNATVTDNKKTDTENIDTYTASAQHEVRDDKSHDKMLNVTTKLIYTPSSKEKYTYDGTLSLRNTQTDTDDSTSASTNTVRKNTDKANDVMIWSKLGGEYHLSGSELLEWKLKFHQNNEKGENSSEEITPTPSLATQNDTTLLRFYGASTDYSVAKDDHFIKTGIELKHVYQDNEVRLNTGTVSVSELTLSENRGAVYIQDEISSGDNLVITPGIRYENVSRDFGTTSKIDYVAPSFHLLYKLTSNDNIRASIAKTVRLPRLNDLAATLVSSLYQNDIHHPDHIGNPDLKEEQALSYELRGEHFFGENGIVSIGGFYRNITDKIETTTTFDSGSGRYLARPYNAGNGQLWGSEFELKKSLDALAEGLGIFANATYQDSSITANGVTRPIKQTSNFLYNVGVDHTLKAYRLTYGAAYRYVGGYDDPIDENGFSESQKGYGVFDLYATKRLNSTFKLGLNLKNITSNTIASTSKYYDTSGTLIETQIDKEHSSPQILLSLEGRW, encoded by the coding sequence GTGAAACATCGTTTACTATTTCCCATCTTACTCACATCCGGTATGAGCTTTTCAAGTGTATGTGCCCAAGAGATTCTGCAACTGGATAAAATCGAAGTTCAAGACACGGTTCAAACTCTCGAAGAACGCAAAGAAAACTCGATCGCCAAACGGATTATCCGCGGTGAAGAACTGACCCAATACGGTGATCAAAATGCCCTTGAAATTCTCAAAAGGACGCCCGGTGTGACGATTCCGGAAGGAAAAACGAAAAAAGGGGCTCCGGGTAAAGGGTATACGGTTGTCCTCATAGACGGAGAGGAAGCCTCAACCGGTTCAAAACGGAGCCCAAATCCTTTGGAACAAATATCTCCGGATATGATTGAACGTATCGAAATAATGACCAACGGTTCGGCAGAATATACGGCTGAAGCGATGGGTGGGATCGTCAATATCGTCCTTAAAAAACCAAAATCGAAAGGTGCGACGAAAGCTAAACTGACCGTAGGATCCTATAAAGATCGGCCTTTAGCGACACTGTATGCCCAAAGAGAAGGAAAGATAGATACCTTTTCATATATTGTCAATGCGACTGTAACGGACAATAAAAAAACGGATACGGAAAATATCGATACCTATACGGCATCGGCACAGCATGAAGTCCGTGATGATAAGTCGCATGACAAGATGCTCAATGTGACGACAAAACTGATTTATACCCCATCGTCAAAAGAAAAATATACCTACGACGGTACGTTGTCTCTTAGAAATACTCAAACCGATACGGATGATAGTACGTCTGCGTCAACAAACACGGTTCGCAAAAATACCGATAAAGCCAATGATGTGATGATCTGGTCCAAGCTAGGGGGTGAATACCATCTATCAGGCAGTGAATTACTGGAATGGAAACTCAAATTTCATCAAAATAACGAAAAAGGGGAGAACTCTTCCGAGGAGATAACGCCGACACCGAGCTTAGCGACTCAAAATGACACTACGTTATTGCGTTTTTACGGGGCTAGTACCGATTATTCGGTTGCCAAGGACGATCATTTTATAAAAACGGGTATTGAGTTAAAACACGTATACCAAGACAATGAAGTGAGGCTCAATACGGGAACCGTATCCGTAAGTGAATTAACATTGAGTGAAAACCGGGGGGCTGTCTATATCCAGGATGAGATCAGCAGCGGCGACAACCTGGTTATAACTCCGGGCATTCGATATGAGAATGTATCGCGTGATTTTGGAACGACATCGAAGATCGATTATGTGGCTCCGTCCTTTCATCTGCTGTATAAACTGACATCGAATGATAATATCCGCGCAAGCATCGCTAAAACGGTTAGATTGCCGAGATTAAACGATTTAGCCGCGACCTTGGTAAGCTCACTCTATCAAAATGATATTCATCACCCCGATCACATCGGAAATCCGGATCTGAAAGAAGAGCAGGCTCTCAGCTATGAGCTTAGGGGAGAACATTTTTTCGGGGAGAACGGGATTGTCAGTATCGGCGGTTTTTATAGAAATATCACCGATAAGATTGAAACGACGACGACATTTGACAGCGGAAGCGGCAGATATCTTGCCCGGCCGTACAATGCCGGCAATGGGCAGCTCTGGGGCAGCGAATTTGAACTGAAGAAGTCCCTTGATGCACTGGCAGAGGGTTTGGGGATTTTTGCCAACGCAACGTATCAAGACTCCAGCATTACGGCCAACGGAGTAACGCGTCCGATCAAACAGACCTCAAATTTTCTTTATAACGTCGGTGTCGATCATACACTCAAAGCGTATAGATTAACGTACGGTGCCGCCTATCGCTATGTCGGCGGATATGACGATCCTATTGATGAAAATGGTTTTTCCGAGTCGCAAAAAGGGTATGGCGTATTTGATCTGTATGCGACCAAACGTCTTAATTCGACGTTTAAATTGGGGTTAAATCTGAAGAACATTACGTCAAATACGATTGCATCCACCTCAAAATATTACGATACGTCAGGAACGTTAATCGAAACTCAAATCGATAAAGAACATTCATCGCCGCAAATTTTGCTCTCGCTTGAAGGGCGTTGGTAA
- a CDS encoding M48 family metallopeptidase, protein MVSSIIGIYTFYILVRLYVSVMQIGYINQIKRRGAVLMGEREYLDAANYAVAKEKLGMVETFVEFGLFLIWIGGLMRWLDEAFAVQSQSVHAIIVVMGMIVINSLVQLPFGWIAKFKIDAQYGFNRSTVAQFVKDTLISSLLTIIIGSLIVWIVSMIITSSTLWWLWTFVFIFAVVIAINMFFPTIRALFFDKVTPLENPELREQIEALMAKTGFVSSGVFISDASKRDARLNAYFGGLGKSKRVVLFDTLIQKLTPSELIAVLGHELGHFAHGDLYKNIAMVGAMLFAMFALFGNLPETLYMELGVAQSPQIIMVLFILLLPVVSFVMMPLMGLVSRHNEYEADRSGAELGGAEHLVNALKKLVSENKSFPLSHPLYRFFHTTHPPVVERLRALGADIYVHTDSGYADPCPKD, encoded by the coding sequence ATGGTTTCATCAATTATCGGAATTTATACTTTTTATATTCTTGTTCGACTTTATGTCAGCGTAATGCAGATCGGGTATATCAATCAGATCAAGCGCAGAGGTGCAGTGCTCATGGGTGAGCGCGAATATCTGGATGCTGCAAATTATGCTGTCGCAAAAGAAAAACTCGGAATGGTTGAAACGTTTGTCGAATTCGGTCTGTTTTTAATCTGGATCGGCGGTTTGATGCGCTGGCTGGATGAAGCATTTGCGGTACAAAGCCAGAGCGTTCACGCCATTATCGTTGTCATGGGAATGATTGTGATCAATTCTTTGGTTCAACTCCCTTTCGGCTGGATTGCAAAATTCAAAATCGATGCCCAATACGGCTTTAACCGCTCAACGGTTGCGCAGTTTGTCAAAGATACGTTGATCAGTTCTCTTTTGACGATTATTATCGGAAGCCTTATCGTATGGATTGTTTCGATGATTATCACTTCGAGTACACTGTGGTGGCTTTGGACGTTCGTATTTATTTTTGCGGTCGTGATCGCTATCAATATGTTCTTTCCGACGATCCGTGCACTCTTTTTTGACAAAGTAACCCCATTGGAAAATCCTGAGTTACGGGAGCAGATTGAGGCACTGATGGCTAAAACGGGCTTTGTCAGCAGCGGAGTTTTCATCAGTGACGCGAGTAAACGGGATGCTCGGTTGAACGCGTATTTCGGAGGACTCGGTAAATCAAAACGGGTCGTATTGTTCGATACGCTGATCCAAAAACTCACTCCTTCGGAACTGATTGCTGTTTTAGGTCATGAACTGGGGCATTTCGCCCATGGCGATTTATACAAAAATATCGCGATGGTAGGGGCCATGCTGTTTGCAATGTTTGCGCTTTTCGGGAACCTCCCTGAAACGCTTTATATGGAGCTTGGTGTTGCCCAAAGCCCTCAGATTATTATGGTGCTCTTTATCCTTCTCCTCCCGGTCGTCAGTTTTGTCATGATGCCGCTCATGGGATTGGTAAGCCGACATAATGAGTACGAAGCAGATCGAAGCGGTGCAGAACTCGGCGGTGCGGAACATCTCGTCAATGCGCTGAAAAAACTGGTGAGTGAAAACAAAAGCTTCCCGCTGTCGCATCCTCTATACCGCTTTTTTCATACGACCCATCCTCCTGTCGTTGAACGTCTTCGTGCTTTGGGTGCAGATATATATGTTCACACTGACTCAGGATACGCCGATCCATGTCCAAAAGACTAA
- the prmC gene encoding peptide chain release factor N(5)-glutamine methyltransferase has product MSKRLKELHADVTARLEGVVESPRREAELLLMAYLKKDQLYFITRQDDEIDDQAPLLLEWIEKRSRNVPLEYLTNRVSFYSREFYIDEGALIPRPETEHLIDEVLARVSADEAITVVEVGVGSGIISILLALHLPNARFIAVDISPRALAVARRNIEAFGLSDRIELREGDLLDAITEQIDLLVSNPPYIAQDAPLESNLSYEPQNALFGGEIGDEIIRRLLDEVYNRRIPLFVCEMGYDQRLKVQEYLRRFAVKSLDFYTDLASFDRGFVLKAHHE; this is encoded by the coding sequence ATGTCCAAAAGACTAAAAGAGCTCCATGCCGATGTGACGGCACGACTGGAAGGGGTTGTAGAATCTCCCCGTCGTGAAGCGGAACTTTTGTTGATGGCTTATCTTAAAAAAGATCAACTCTATTTTATCACCCGTCAAGATGATGAGATCGATGATCAAGCGCCTTTGCTTTTAGAGTGGATCGAAAAACGCAGCCGCAATGTCCCTCTCGAATACCTTACGAATCGGGTCAGTTTTTACAGCCGTGAATTTTATATCGATGAGGGTGCACTTATTCCCCGACCTGAAACAGAGCATCTTATCGATGAAGTACTGGCACGTGTTTCAGCTGATGAAGCGATAACCGTTGTCGAAGTAGGGGTAGGGAGCGGTATTATTTCGATCCTTTTGGCCTTACATCTCCCGAATGCCCGTTTTATCGCCGTTGATATTTCGCCTCGTGCATTGGCGGTCGCACGACGCAATATAGAGGCATTTGGATTGAGTGATCGGATTGAACTGCGTGAGGGCGATCTTTTAGACGCTATCACCGAACAAATCGATTTGCTTGTCTCCAATCCCCCCTATATCGCTCAGGATGCCCCATTGGAAAGCAACCTTTCTTATGAGCCTCAAAATGCCCTTTTCGGAGGGGAAATAGGGGATGAGATTATCCGCCGTTTGCTTGATGAGGTTTATAATCGCCGTATTCCTCTCTTTGTTTGTGAGATGGGATACGATCAACGGTTAAAAGTCCAAGAATATCTTAGACGTTTTGCGGTAAAATCGTTAGATTTTTATACCGATTTAGCCTCGTTTGACCGAGGATTTGTATTAAAGGCACATCATGAATAA
- a CDS encoding DUF4149 domain-containing protein has product MNKKALVDVIYLLLIAMTAGAVLILGAFVAAVVFHSEMYLTLPLLSRYEEGKIMGEIFRRFTYWAYFMTAVIAIYEVSRYKVMQIDKISILSALGSIGTLLLFSAVYTPKILEYQTQGEAVMMQNSFESLHKASEIDFKILLVMLLILFIRRAYILAVKK; this is encoded by the coding sequence ATGAATAAAAAAGCGTTAGTGGATGTAATCTATCTTTTATTGATCGCAATGACGGCAGGAGCCGTTCTAATCTTGGGCGCATTCGTTGCCGCAGTCGTCTTTCACTCTGAGATGTATTTGACACTGCCGCTTCTTTCTCGATACGAAGAGGGAAAAATTATGGGGGAAATCTTTCGCCGTTTCACCTACTGGGCTTATTTTATGACGGCTGTGATTGCAATCTATGAAGTCTCCCGATACAAAGTGATGCAAATCGACAAAATATCGATATTAAGTGCTTTGGGTTCTATCGGAACCCTCCTGTTATTCAGTGCCGTCTATACTCCTAAAATTTTGGAATACCAAACGCAAGGTGAAGCGGTGATGATGCAAAACTCTTTTGAATCATTGCACAAAGCGAGTGAGATCGATTTTAAAATTCTCCTTGTGATGCTATTGATCCTGTTTATCCGCAGAGCCTATATTTTGGCGGTGAAAAAATGA
- a CDS encoding ABC transporter ATP-binding protein: MIRFENVTKSFGKREILKGVTLEIEKGKTTVIFGVSGGGKSTIIKHIVGLLKPDSGTITVDGIRVDNADETTLRAIRTKVGFLFQSGALFDSMNIRENVAFPMLEHQKLTPKELERKIDEKLTMVGLDPKIVKSLYPEELSGGMRKRVGLARTLALEPEVILYDEPTSGLDPVTSDFITQMINGLRDDIGMTSILISHDIAESFKAGDNYAMLFDGVIVESGDKESFQNSSNEVVQQFIHARAKGPIEFH, translated from the coding sequence ATGATCCGCTTTGAAAATGTAACCAAAAGCTTCGGAAAGCGGGAGATCCTAAAAGGGGTCACTCTGGAGATCGAGAAGGGCAAGACCACTGTCATCTTCGGTGTCTCCGGCGGAGGGAAGTCTACGATTATCAAACATATCGTGGGGCTGTTAAAACCTGATAGCGGTACGATCACGGTTGACGGTATCCGTGTCGACAATGCCGATGAGACGACATTACGAGCAATCCGGACGAAAGTAGGGTTTTTATTTCAAAGCGGTGCGCTCTTCGACAGTATGAACATTCGAGAAAATGTCGCATTCCCGATGCTTGAACATCAAAAATTAACCCCAAAAGAGTTAGAACGAAAGATTGACGAAAAGCTTACGATGGTCGGACTTGATCCTAAAATCGTCAAATCGCTCTATCCTGAAGAACTCAGCGGCGGGATGCGTAAACGGGTAGGGCTAGCCCGCACCCTCGCGCTGGAGCCGGAAGTCATTTTATACGATGAACCGACGTCAGGGCTCGATCCGGTGACGAGTGACTTTATCACGCAGATGATCAACGGTCTGCGTGATGATATCGGTATGACCTCTATCCTCATCAGTCATGATATCGCTGAGAGTTTCAAAGCAGGGGATAATTACGCAATGCTCTTTGATGGCGTCATTGTTGAATCAGGAGATAAAGAGTCGTTTCAAAATTCATCCAATGAAGTAGTTCAGCAGTTTATCCACGCACGTGCCAAAGGGCCGATAGAGTTTCATTAA
- a CDS encoding DUF1643 domain-containing protein, which yields MIKEEIIYASAEFSDDKLYRYWLKRVWDEDKEIGVFIALNPSKATELKCDQTICNITNLALQWDWGGFYLLNLFAFRSTEKKLMLINQNPIGEKNDEMIEAICKRSNNIVLSWGEEKPKLVKDRASKVKQILNNINRNVLCLSENAGSGYQHPCIIKVEDFKEPRVTSINQNAGK from the coding sequence ATGATAAAAGAAGAAATCATTTATGCATCAGCAGAATTTTCTGATGATAAACTTTATAGATATTGGCTAAAAAGAGTGTGGGATGAAGATAAAGAAATTGGTGTATTTATAGCACTTAACCCATCAAAAGCTACCGAATTAAAGTGTGATCAAACTATTTGTAATATTACTAATTTAGCTCTACAATGGGATTGGGGAGGATTCTACCTTTTAAATCTATTTGCTTTTAGGTCTACCGAGAAAAAACTAATGTTAATCAATCAAAATCCAATTGGAGAAAAGAATGATGAGATGATTGAAGCAATATGTAAAAGATCAAATAATATTGTTTTATCATGGGGAGAAGAAAAACCGAAACTAGTCAAAGATAGAGCAAGTAAGGTCAAACAAATTTTAAACAATATTAATAGAAATGTTTTGTGTTTGTCAGAAAATGCTGGGAGTGGATATCAGCATCCATGTATAATCAAAGTTGAAGATTTTAAAGAGCCTAGGGTTACAAGCATCAATCAAAATGCTGGAAAATAA
- a CDS encoding J domain-containing protein — translation MKAKTLLGLHDKSTLFDIKSRYKAMMQQWHPDKHPDDPETAHAMSTQINEAYATMLEYCSNYEYNLEESFLKEQTLTPQEWWAKKFGGR, via the coding sequence ATGAAGGCCAAAACGCTCCTTGGCCTTCACGACAAATCCACCCTCTTCGATATCAAATCCCGATACAAAGCCATGATGCAGCAATGGCATCCCGACAAACACCCTGATGATCCCGAAACCGCTCACGCGATGAGTACGCAAATCAATGAAGCTTACGCCACAATGCTCGAATACTGTTCCAACTATGAATATAATCTCGAAGAAAGCTTTTTAAAAGAGCAGACCCTCACCCCGCAAGAGTGGTGGGCAAAGAAGTTTGGGGGAAGATAA
- the ftsZ gene encoding cell division protein FtsZ — MEPFSIEESTTLTGARIVAVGVGGGGGNMIGYMLKEAIPGIELIIANTDAQVLEQGSAATKIQLGAKLTKGLGAGMKPEVGKESALESYEDLARALAGADIVFVAAGLGGGTGTGAAPIIAKIAKEVGALTIAVVTKPFSFEGKKRLKLAEDGLQELKNESDCIVVIPNDKLLSIIDPKLGIKESFRIVDSVLARAVSGTSGVILASGDNDINLDFADLKTVMSHRGLALMGVGEYKGENAAYEAIKNAIESPLLDNMSVNGALGVLVHFSMHPEFPFMELSAAMDVVHNSVDESADVIFGTTTDANLDKDFIRITLVATGFDKKAAMGINNSEFENKEVLAAAAAKPRVVIRPAMVANGDYSEDFLDVPTFMRQQKD; from the coding sequence ATGGAACCATTTTCAATTGAAGAATCAACAACTCTCACGGGAGCACGCATTGTAGCAGTAGGTGTCGGCGGCGGCGGTGGAAATATGATCGGCTATATGCTTAAAGAGGCAATTCCGGGTATCGAGTTGATCATAGCAAATACGGATGCTCAGGTTTTGGAACAAGGCAGTGCTGCAACCAAAATCCAATTGGGTGCAAAACTGACTAAAGGTTTGGGTGCAGGGATGAAGCCCGAAGTGGGTAAAGAATCGGCGCTTGAAAGTTATGAAGACCTTGCTCGTGCATTAGCGGGTGCGGACATCGTATTCGTGGCAGCCGGTCTCGGCGGCGGAACCGGAACGGGTGCAGCTCCGATCATTGCGAAAATCGCTAAAGAAGTGGGTGCGCTAACGATTGCTGTCGTGACTAAACCGTTCTCATTCGAAGGTAAAAAACGTCTTAAACTTGCGGAAGACGGTTTGCAAGAGCTTAAAAACGAATCCGATTGTATCGTTGTTATCCCGAATGACAAACTTCTCTCTATCATCGATCCGAAACTCGGTATCAAAGAGAGTTTCCGCATTGTTGACAGTGTTCTTGCACGTGCCGTCAGCGGTACATCAGGTGTTATCCTCGCCAGCGGTGACAATGACATCAACCTCGACTTCGCCGACTTGAAAACCGTTATGAGCCACCGTGGTTTGGCTCTTATGGGTGTGGGTGAATACAAAGGTGAAAACGCGGCATACGAAGCGATCAAAAATGCGATCGAATCTCCATTGCTCGACAACATGTCAGTTAACGGCGCACTCGGTGTATTGGTACACTTCAGTATGCATCCTGAGTTTCCGTTTATGGAACTCTCTGCTGCGATGGACGTCGTCCATAACAGTGTTGATGAATCAGCAGACGTTATCTTCGGTACGACTACCGATGCTAACTTGGATAAAGACTTTATCCGTATCACGTTGGTTGCTACCGGTTTTGATAAAAAAGCCGCGATGGGAATTAACAACAGCGAATTTGAAAACAAAGAAGTTCTTGCCGCAGCCGCAGCAAAACCTCGTGTCGTTATCCGCCCTGCAATGGTAGCCAATGGTGATTACAGCGAAGATTTCTTGGATGTACCGACGTTTATGCGTCAACAAAAAGACTAA
- the ftsA gene encoding cell division protein FtsA — protein MKRTVLAIDIGSTKVCALIAEIDDDNVAQIIGAGISKAQGLRKGSITNIELASKSIKSALNDAKRVAGTELRSAVVTISGAYTKSLNSSGIVNIPNKEITLNEIQRVMHTSLYNANIPNEFEVLHALPYNFKVDDQDFIEDPLGMNASRLEVETHIITTQKSNLNNLRKAVKAAGVDVESVVLSGYASAIAVLNNDEKELGAAVVDMGGNTSNIVIHSGHAIRYNDFLGVGSNHITNDLSMALHTPLHTADNVKISYGSLYAPSNDLIELPVIGDETSTHEVSLEVVHNVIYARVEETLMIIAQSIEKSGLKDHMGAGVVLTGGFTKIEGLRELAVAILDNMPVRLAKPTDVGGLFDTLRDPSYSGAVGLVKYMAGNYTPYEIDVNRRMRHTGEEPQAAQAHYPIHEEAPKFEHPASASTPSPAAATPPPVREEKKAETQKMVNIGSNKPVQTEQPNPISKFWNWATQLF, from the coding sequence TTGAAACGAACCGTTTTAGCCATTGATATCGGCTCAACAAAAGTTTGTGCGCTCATCGCGGAAATCGATGACGATAACGTTGCACAAATAATCGGAGCCGGTATCTCAAAAGCACAAGGTCTTCGCAAAGGAAGCATCACCAATATCGAGCTTGCATCCAAATCGATCAAGAGCGCGTTGAATGATGCTAAACGGGTTGCGGGAACTGAGCTTCGCAGTGCTGTCGTAACTATTTCCGGCGCCTACACCAAAAGTCTCAATTCCAGCGGTATCGTCAATATCCCAAACAAAGAGATCACTCTTAATGAGATTCAACGTGTCATGCACACGTCACTCTACAATGCCAATATCCCTAACGAATTTGAAGTACTGCATGCCCTCCCGTACAACTTCAAAGTCGATGACCAAGATTTCATTGAAGACCCATTGGGGATGAATGCTTCACGTCTTGAAGTTGAAACCCATATTATTACAACACAAAAATCGAATCTCAACAATTTGCGCAAAGCGGTCAAAGCTGCCGGTGTCGATGTCGAGAGCGTTGTACTCAGCGGCTACGCATCTGCTATCGCCGTTCTCAATAATGATGAAAAAGAACTCGGAGCGGCAGTTGTCGATATGGGTGGAAATACGAGCAACATCGTTATCCACTCCGGACACGCTATCCGCTACAACGACTTCCTCGGTGTCGGTTCAAACCATATCACCAACGATTTATCGATGGCATTGCATACACCGCTTCATACAGCGGACAATGTCAAAATCAGCTACGGTTCACTCTATGCTCCTAGCAATGATTTGATCGAACTTCCGGTTATCGGCGATGAGACTTCTACCCATGAAGTTTCTCTTGAAGTCGTCCATAACGTTATCTATGCTCGGGTAGAAGAGACCTTGATGATTATCGCTCAGTCGATTGAGAAAAGCGGACTCAAAGATCATATGGGAGCCGGTGTTGTTCTAACCGGTGGTTTTACCAAAATTGAAGGTCTTCGCGAACTTGCCGTAGCGATATTGGACAACATGCCGGTACGTTTGGCAAAACCGACCGATGTCGGCGGTCTTTTTGATACCCTCAGAGATCCTTCCTATTCGGGAGCGGTCGGACTGGTCAAATACATGGCCGGTAACTATACTCCGTACGAGATAGACGTTAACCGTCGTATGCGCCATACCGGCGAAGAGCCGCAGGCTGCTCAAGCTCACTATCCAATCCACGAAGAGGCGCCAAAATTTGAGCACCCTGCTTCAGCTTCTACTCCATCACCGGCGGCAGCAACACCGCCTCCTGTGAGGGAAGAGAAGAAGGCGGAAACTCAAAAAATGGTTAACATCGGGTCGAATAAACCTGTCCAAACCGAACAACCAAACCCAATTTCCAAGTTTTGGAATTGGGCAACTCAACTATTTTAA
- a CDS encoding peptidylprolyl isomerase translates to MITWMQRHRKYLVITIWISTIAFIGAGFVGWGQYSYGNKSGAVAKVGDVSITAAELQRSYSNIFNQYNQLFQGKFDEKQAKQFGLQRQALHQLVNQALILNLANSYGLIVTDTELLNVIKSQPSFGKDGTFSKSIYEETLKQNHLTIKEYEELMRKDLLIQKTLYLLASGTKPIEEKTFESALGVSDKINYKVLTPNMITLTANDAELKAFWEKHQKEFKTEPSYEVAYVTQAHQSVSPSEKEISDYYDMNRQLLKDTSGKVLSLADAKGQIIAALSDKATEKESLRLYIDYKKGALKSGIVAQKATITASSSPFSPELTKEILTLDDQKPYLKPRKNGNEYIIVKLEKMNPARTKTFEEAKTDVSALYLNEAKKTKLQELAQNSYKTFTGTTSDFVTHADGAKLAGLSSTEGSEFLTKLFTSKQKQGFVTLESGNVIIYNVLEQKLLQDKTIADENTVLKLKGSLLDQGLIKALESKYPVEIYVEGI, encoded by the coding sequence ATGATTACTTGGATGCAACGCCACCGAAAATACCTGGTCATTACGATCTGGATCTCCACCATTGCCTTTATCGGAGCCGGATTCGTCGGATGGGGGCAATACAGTTACGGAAACAAGTCCGGCGCTGTTGCCAAAGTAGGAGATGTTTCCATCACTGCTGCAGAACTGCAAAGAAGCTATTCGAATATCTTTAACCAATACAATCAGCTTTTCCAAGGAAAATTTGACGAAAAACAGGCCAAACAATTCGGTCTTCAACGCCAAGCACTTCATCAACTTGTCAATCAGGCTCTCATTCTCAATCTTGCCAACAGTTACGGACTCATCGTCACCGATACGGAACTTTTGAACGTTATCAAGTCTCAGCCTAGTTTTGGGAAAGACGGCACGTTTAGCAAAAGTATCTATGAAGAGACGTTAAAGCAAAATCATTTAACGATCAAAGAATACGAAGAGTTGATGAGAAAAGATCTTTTGATTCAAAAAACACTCTATCTTCTTGCATCCGGTACGAAACCGATCGAAGAAAAAACTTTTGAAAGTGCCTTGGGCGTTTCAGATAAAATCAACTATAAAGTTCTCACACCTAATATGATCACCCTCACTGCAAATGATGCGGAGCTCAAAGCATTCTGGGAAAAACACCAAAAAGAGTTCAAAACAGAACCGAGCTATGAGGTTGCTTATGTAACGCAAGCACATCAATCCGTATCACCGAGTGAAAAAGAGATCAGTGATTATTATGATATGAACCGCCAGCTGCTAAAAGACACTTCCGGCAAAGTCCTTTCTCTCGCCGATGCCAAAGGACAAATTATTGCCGCATTAAGCGACAAAGCAACGGAAAAAGAATCTCTCCGTCTTTACATTGATTACAAAAAAGGTGCATTGAAATCCGGAATCGTTGCGCAAAAAGCCACTATCACAGCATCTTCATCACCGTTTAGCCCTGAGCTCACCAAAGAGATTCTTACCCTGGATGATCAAAAACCGTATCTTAAACCGCGTAAAAACGGAAACGAATACATCATCGTCAAACTTGAAAAAATGAATCCTGCCCGCACCAAAACATTTGAAGAGGCGAAAACAGATGTTAGTGCACTCTATCTTAACGAAGCGAAAAAAACCAAACTTCAAGAGTTAGCTCAAAACAGTTATAAAACATTCACAGGGACTACCAGTGATTTCGTCACCCATGCGGATGGTGCTAAATTAGCCGGATTGAGCAGCACCGAGGGATCAGAGTTCCTCACAAAACTCTTTACATCCAAACAAAAACAAGGTTTTGTTACCCTTGAAAGCGGAAATGTTATAATCTATAACGTTTTGGAACAAAAGTTGCTTCAAGACAAAACAATAGCGGATGAAAACACCGTGCTCAAGCTCAAAGGGAGCTTGTTGGATCAAGGGCTGATCAAAGCACTTGAGAGCAAGTACCCAGTTGAAATCTATGTAGAGGGGATTTGA